Within Eschrichtius robustus isolate mEscRob2 chromosome X, mEscRob2.pri, whole genome shotgun sequence, the genomic segment CTGATCCAACCCTACACAGAAAAATCCTGCTTCCTGGGGGTTGGAGTTGAACAGTGAGGGGAGATGGGCCACCAAGTTTGGGGGCTTAGGGGTAGGGAGGTAGGGCAAAAGACAGTGGTGCTAGAAAGGTTCCTGGGCTCATGGGTCGGGGTGATGCATTAGGCCCATTTTACCCTTTGAAGTATTGCTGCCCCAGTGGACGGGGCAGCTCCAGTCACTCCAATGCTGAGCGCTTCCACAGAGTGGGTTATAGCGGCTTCGAACACGGAACGTGTAGAATTTCTGTGCATCCACGCTAGGCAGAGAGAAGCTATGTCTGTGGTCCACGGCTTGTTCCTTGAGGAGAAAGAGGGTGAGGGAAAGATGGGTGTCTATAAAAGAAGGGAGAACGGAAactgctgccccccacccccaccccccaggtcaTCTTCTGGTTCTTCCCAGTTTCTCCCTCCTCTCTTGACTACTCAAGCCACACTGCTCCCTTCACTGCCTAGGATTTAATGCCTCCTTAAAGGCTTGCTTTTGTTTActtgcctttctggttttgggaAGAGCATGGGTAGGGAAACCTTGAGGAAAACTCACTGGTGATGAGAGGGAAAGGAGTCAGAGGAGGGTGGAAGGTGGGCAGGGGAACTGGGAGGCACAGAAGGGGAGCTGGGGCTCAGGCCTTCCTATTGGCTGATTGAATCCTTCATCCCCACTTGCTCAGCCTGAGCTGCTATCCCCACTCACTCACAGTCCAGCTGTGGTCCCGGTCACTCCGGTACTGCACCAGGTGCTCCAAACAATGGTCCAAGTTTCTGTTGCTCCAGCTCAGTTCTAGCTGGAATTCACTCAGGTTGCGAAGTGTCAGATTCTCCGGAGCCCAGGGGATCACTGGAGATAGGTGTGCGTGTGTGGTCATTCCCCTGGCCTAGACAAGTCAGGATCCTGAAGGTAGTGCGCCTgagccctcctcccttccccattcTATTCCTCGCCTCTTTTCTGCCCAAGTACCCTTATGGTGAAAGAACACTAGTTTATATACTCCAATACCTCACAATATCCTTTGACCCTCCTTTCCAAATTACCCAGATCCTGCAGTTTTAGCAACTGTTCGGGCTGCCTCCTGTGTTCCCATGGGTCCTGGAGCTGGACAACAAATGTTTGGTAGAGATGGATCTCCTTTTTTCCAAACCAACAGCCAGAAGTGATCCCTTCAGAGAACAGATAGTGGCCACACTCCTGGAGTTTGTCATCATCATTAAAGTTCTTGTACCTAGAGAAAGATTTCAAGGAAGAAGAACAGTGAGGTAAACTTGGGTACTCCAGATTTCCACAGCCCAGCCTCAGCTCCTCTGAACTGACTTATGACTTACCCCATGAGAAAATAGTGGGGAGCCTGGGATACTCTCTTGGTCCCCACGCAGTCTCTCACATCTAgcccacctcctcttcctcccccgtacgatcccctctccccttctcttacCCATAATGCAGAGTCAGGTTGGTGGGCTGGGGCTCAAAGCTGCTGTTCCAGGTGCAATTCATGTACTCGACATTGAACACAAAACACTGAACCTTTGGGAGGGGCAGAGTGGAAACATTGAGGGTCCCAGGGGGTGTAGAGGTCAGGAAGAAGTCTAGGTTGGGGAGAAAatgaagtgggggaggggaagagaagacACGATGGTCAGAAGAAGCAGCGTGAGGCAGGGAACCCTTCCCCTTGCCCTCCCCATGGTACTCTTAAAACTCTGCCTGCATCCTTCCAATGTCCAGTGGCAGGTTCCAGAATTCAGTAGGACCCCTTCCCACAGCTTCCCTTCTCACCAACCTCCTCCAGTCCCAGGTTTCCCACCAGCTGTGATGTCTTCATTCCCATTGGGCGTGAGGACATTTGggttcagccccacccccagcagagGCAGCTGCAGGAATAAGAGGGATCTGAGTGGCAATGGCGGCTTCAACATGGCGCTTACTCTTCGTTCCCTGGGTGTAGACTGTGTCAGGAACCTGGGCCCCTTACCCactacccctccccacccacacatTTCCTTCTGTCATAACTTCCGGTGGAAAGAACCTTAGAAGCCAGGGCTTTACGGAGGGTGTGGTGAATGTGTGCTATGACACAGGCTAAATCCTCTGGGAGATTAGGTGTTAATCTAATCTGTAGAAGTAACACCACCACTGTAATGTGGTGTTAAGTAGAGACTAAAGCTGGGTATCCAATATTGTCACAGACCCAAGAAGCCTCAGACTACCTAGATCCTGGGAAGGATCtgttcatcaccaccaccactcccgGCCACCTTCTCATCTAAATTATTTTATCCCATATAGTGGAGGGTCT encodes:
- the IL2RG gene encoding cytokine receptor common subunit gamma isoform X2, which encodes MLKPPLPLRSLLFLQLPLLGVGLNPNVLTPNGNEDITADFFLTSTPPGTLNVSTLPLPKVQCFVFNVEYMNCTWNSSFEPQPTNLTLHYGYKNFNDDDKLQECGHYLFSEGITSGCWFGKKEIHLYQTFVVQLQDPWEHRRQPEQLLKLQDLVIPWAPENLTLRNLSEFQLELSWSNRNLDHCLEHLVQYRSDRDHSWTEQAVDHRHSFSLPSVDAQKFYTFRVRSRYNPLCGSAQHWSDWSCPVHWGSNTSKENPENPETPSLFAWKAVLIPLGSMAFIVSLICLYCWLERTMPRIPTLKNLEDLVTEYHGNFSAWSGVSKGLAESLQPDYSERLCHVSEIPPKGGEGPGGSPCSQHSPYWAPPCYTLKPEP
- the IL2RG gene encoding cytokine receptor common subunit gamma isoform X1, which gives rise to MLKPPLPLRSLLFLQLPLLGVGLNPNVLTPNGNEDITAGGKPGTGGDFFLTSTPPGTLNVSTLPLPKVQCFVFNVEYMNCTWNSSFEPQPTNLTLHYGYKNFNDDDKLQECGHYLFSEGITSGCWFGKKEIHLYQTFVVQLQDPWEHRRQPEQLLKLQDLVIPWAPENLTLRNLSEFQLELSWSNRNLDHCLEHLVQYRSDRDHSWTEQAVDHRHSFSLPSVDAQKFYTFRVRSRYNPLCGSAQHWSDWSCPVHWGSNTSKENPENPETPSLFAWKAVLIPLGSMAFIVSLICLYCWLERTMPRIPTLKNLEDLVTEYHGNFSAWSGVSKGLAESLQPDYSERLCHVSEIPPKGGEGPGGSPCSQHSPYWAPPCYTLKPEP
- the IL2RG gene encoding cytokine receptor common subunit gamma isoform X4 gives rise to the protein MNCTWNSSFEPQPTNLTLHYGYKNFNDDDKLQECGHYLFSEGITSGCWFGKKEIHLYQTFVVQLQDPWEHRRQPEQLLKLQDLVIPWAPENLTLRNLSEFQLELSWSNRNLDHCLEHLVQYRSDRDHSWTEQAVDHRHSFSLPSVDAQKFYTFRVRSRYNPLCGSAQHWSDWSCPVHWGSNTSKENPENPETPSLFAWKAVLIPLGSMAFIVSLICLYCWLERTMPRIPTLKNLEDLVTEYHGNFSAWSGVSKGLAESLQPDYSERLCHVSEIPPKGGEGPGGSPCSQHSPYWAPPCYTLKPEP
- the IL2RG gene encoding cytokine receptor common subunit gamma isoform X3, whose amino-acid sequence is MGMKTSQLVGNLGLEEVDFFLTSTPPGTLNVSTLPLPKVQCFVFNVEYMNCTWNSSFEPQPTNLTLHYGYKNFNDDDKLQECGHYLFSEGITSGCWFGKKEIHLYQTFVVQLQDPWEHRRQPEQLLKLQDLVIPWAPENLTLRNLSEFQLELSWSNRNLDHCLEHLVQYRSDRDHSWTEQAVDHRHSFSLPSVDAQKFYTFRVRSRYNPLCGSAQHWSDWSCPVHWGSNTSKENPENPETPSLFAWKAVLIPLGSMAFIVSLICLYCWLERTMPRIPTLKNLEDLVTEYHGNFSAWSGVSKGLAESLQPDYSERLCHVSEIPPKGGEGPGGSPCSQHSPYWAPPCYTLKPEP